CAGGTACGACGCCTAGCGGTAGACCCTCGGATCGGCGTCGAGGGGGCGGGTCAGCCGGACGGTGATGAACTCGTTGTCGTCAGGGCGGCCCGCCGTACGGCCGGCGGAGAAGGGGAAGTTGTTGTCGTTGAGCAGCCCGAGCGTGCGGTCGTCCAGAATGATCACATCCTCGATCGTCTGGAACGGGAACCTGAACGTGCCGTCGGGAGCGGCGAGGTCGAGCAGGTCGGCGACCAATGTCTTGTCGAGCGCGCCGTAGCCGTCCCTGTCACGGGTGTCGGCCAGGTAGACGCGCTTGGCCTTGGCGGCGTCGCCCTGCAGGTTGTCCCGCTCGATGATCAGGAACCGGTGCCTGTCGACCGCGATCGCGTCACCGATGGCGTGCGACGGGTCGTCGAGGCGGTAGGTCCACCGGCGCTCGGTGTAGGCGCGCTTGCGCAGATCGAACTCGAGCATCCGCAGCGTGCCCTGAGGGTCGCCGGTGACGGTCCCCTCGAGCAGCGGGTAGAGGCGGCGGCCGTCCACGGACCTCGCCATGCCCTCGAAGCCCTTGCTGCTGCGCAGGTTGGGCTGGGCGCCGCTCAGGTTCGGATTCTCCGGCGCCCTGACGCCGGGAAGCTCGATCGGCGCGTCGACGAGCTCGCCCCGCTCGTTGACGTGCAGGAGGAACGGCCCGAACTCGTCGCCGATCCAGTACGTGCCGTCCAGCGCGCGCACGATCGACTCGACGTCGAAGTCGGCGCCGGTCAGCTTACGGTCGGCCCTGGTGAGCGCGAACGGCACGAGGCCGCGCGGGTCGGACAGGTCGAAGCCGCCGAGCACCCGCACGGCCCTGGCACCGAAGTCGGGCTTGATCTGGTGCACGCGCAGCAGGAAGTCGGCGCTGTTG
This window of the Nonomuraea africana genome carries:
- a CDS encoding esterase-like activity of phytase family protein, yielding MRRIAMMMCAGALALGLAAPAASAEREPRPGEYGRATLTGFAALPARTFVPGSEASGAQLGTAPINGITPPFPGQPVQGFSGIARRGDGSFDVLSDNGFGAKANSADFLLRVHQIKPDFGARAVRVLGGFDLSDPRGLVPFALTRADRKLTGADFDVESIVRALDGTYWIGDEFGPFLLHVNERGELVDAPIELPGVRAPENPNLSGAQPNLRSSKGFEGMARSVDGRRLYPLLEGTVTGDPQGTLRMLEFDLRKRAYTERRWTYRLDDPSHAIGDAIAVDRHRFLIIERDNLQGDAAKAKRVYLADTRDRDGYGALDKTLVADLLDLAAPDGTFRFPFQTIEDVIILDDRTLGLLNDNNFPFSAGRTAGRPDDNEFITVRLTRPLDADPRVYR